A window of Chloroflexota bacterium contains these coding sequences:
- a CDS encoding CehA/McbA family metallohydrolase, whose amino-acid sequence MAGPETPDLLGAQDFRGLAFDVGDPARGTIAQFGPGGHPEPQTLPVGRAVHTLTFAHALLDTAIAHGGAPGGEVGRYTFEYEDGTRIDAPLRDRFEIGWISRRYLLRPGQPYLATPNGEDGMQPRYEGPYDEQQRRITEVAAGRVRSFFLWTWRNPHPENAIASVEISGGPLPWVLGGISAGFVDEDPLERAPRRPVQIELTRPEDAEQPFDLDVQVKRGSATYAQPLPRDPEAFVDAVDKGWGEPDNLTSSPAYTEISAAPSADVSVTQGDEVLGTARFGDLQAQGTVQASPRLRLSLPETGRNWVHTRVLDADTGRPVPCRIHFRSPEGVPYQPYGHHPHLFSGFSTWGRDAFGDVRMDQVTYAYVDGACQGWLPRGRVIVDVARGFEYEPLRTEVEIKPGQRELELRIGRWTDMNAQGWYSGDTHVHFLAGNGAVLESAGEDLNVANVLQSQWGHFFSNTDDFTGRPQVSDDGKTIVSFGQENRQHFLGHLTLLGHTEPIMPWCTDGPGEGELGGPLQTTMSHWAEACRDQGGTVVLPHFPWPNGDPVALIALGLADAVEMCRQVPFDHDEYYRYLNAGYRLPLVGGTDKMATDTPVGIYRTYVHLAEDTPFTYDAWRAQMSAGRTFMSSGPLIGLSVEGHAIGDTMHLPSNGGTVHIEAWAEGSLPIYNLQIVQEGRVVAETVASDGARRLELSERLRADGHTWFAARTGGADYYDAPYYLDGWKRQRFAHTSPVYVSTGGDWRMWNDATAEYMLTMIEGNLSYVRRRAGSEPTDGSVTHHHGEPDHTAYLERPLQAARDAIHRRMHQLGIAH is encoded by the coding sequence GTGGCCGGACCCGAAACGCCCGATCTGCTCGGTGCGCAAGACTTTCGCGGGCTGGCATTCGACGTCGGCGACCCGGCGCGCGGGACTATTGCGCAGTTCGGTCCCGGCGGACACCCGGAACCACAGACGCTGCCGGTGGGGCGTGCCGTACACACCCTCACGTTTGCGCACGCGCTGCTGGACACGGCCATCGCCCACGGCGGAGCGCCCGGCGGCGAGGTGGGGCGCTACACGTTCGAATACGAAGACGGAACTCGAATCGACGCTCCGCTGCGCGACCGGTTCGAGATCGGCTGGATTTCGCGTCGTTACCTCTTGCGGCCCGGCCAGCCGTATCTGGCCACGCCCAACGGCGAGGACGGCATGCAGCCGCGCTATGAGGGGCCGTACGACGAGCAGCAGCGGCGAATAACCGAGGTGGCCGCGGGACGGGTGCGGTCCTTCTTCCTCTGGACGTGGCGCAACCCGCATCCCGAGAACGCGATCGCGAGCGTGGAGATCAGCGGCGGTCCGCTGCCGTGGGTGCTGGGCGGCATTTCGGCCGGGTTCGTCGACGAAGACCCGCTGGAGCGCGCGCCGCGCCGTCCCGTGCAGATTGAGCTGACGCGCCCCGAGGACGCCGAGCAGCCGTTCGATCTCGACGTGCAAGTCAAGCGCGGCTCGGCGACTTATGCCCAGCCGCTGCCGCGGGACCCCGAAGCGTTCGTGGACGCCGTGGACAAGGGCTGGGGCGAGCCGGACAACCTCACGTCGAGTCCGGCATATACGGAGATCAGCGCCGCGCCCTCAGCCGATGTCAGCGTGACGCAGGGCGACGAGGTGCTCGGCACGGCGCGCTTTGGCGATCTGCAGGCCCAGGGCACGGTGCAAGCCTCGCCGCGGCTCCGACTCAGCCTGCCCGAAACTGGCCGCAACTGGGTGCACACGCGCGTGCTCGATGCCGACACCGGTCGGCCCGTGCCATGCCGCATCCATTTCCGCTCACCAGAAGGCGTGCCCTACCAGCCCTATGGCCACCACCCGCACCTGTTTTCCGGCTTCTCGACCTGGGGCCGCGACGCTTTCGGCGACGTGCGCATGGACCAGGTCACTTATGCCTACGTCGACGGCGCCTGCCAGGGCTGGTTGCCGCGCGGACGGGTGATCGTGGACGTCGCGCGGGGGTTCGAATACGAGCCGTTGCGGACGGAAGTCGAGATCAAGCCGGGACAGCGCGAGTTGGAGTTGCGCATTGGCCGCTGGACCGACATGAATGCCCAGGGCTGGTACAGCGGCGACACGCACGTGCACTTTCTCGCGGGCAACGGCGCGGTGCTCGAGTCGGCGGGCGAGGACCTGAACGTCGCCAACGTGCTGCAGTCGCAGTGGGGCCACTTCTTCAGCAACACCGACGACTTCACCGGCCGGCCCCAGGTGTCGGACGACGGCAAGACCATCGTGTCGTTCGGCCAGGAGAACCGGCAGCACTTTCTCGGGCATCTCACGCTGCTCGGCCACACCGAGCCGATCATGCCCTGGTGCACCGACGGTCCCGGAGAGGGCGAGCTGGGCGGACCGCTGCAAACCACCATGTCCCACTGGGCCGAGGCCTGCCGCGATCAGGGCGGCACCGTGGTGCTGCCGCACTTTCCCTGGCCCAATGGCGACCCAGTGGCCCTGATCGCGCTGGGCCTGGCCGACGCTGTGGAAATGTGCCGGCAAGTGCCGTTCGACCACGACGAGTACTACCGCTATCTCAACGCCGGATACCGCCTGCCGCTGGTGGGCGGCACCGACAAGATGGCCACCGATACGCCGGTGGGCATCTACCGCACCTATGTCCACCTTGCCGAGGACACGCCATTCACCTACGACGCCTGGCGCGCGCAGATGAGCGCCGGACGCACCTTCATGTCGAGCGGCCCGCTCATCGGGCTCAGCGTCGAGGGCCACGCCATCGGCGACACGATGCATCTGCCCAGCAACGGCGGCACGGTGCACATCGAGGCGTGGGCGGAGGGGAGCTTGCCGATCTACAACCTGCAGATCGTGCAGGAAGGCCGGGTCGTGGCCGAAACCGTGGCGTCCGACGGCGCCCGGCGGCTGGAGCTGAGCGAACGGCTACGCGCGGACGGCCACACCTGGTTCGCGGCCCGTACCGGCGGGGCGGACTACTACGACGCGCCCTACTACCTCGACGGCTGGAAGCGGCAGCGCTTCGCCCACACGTCGCCGGTCTACGTGTCGACCGGTGGTGACTGGCGCATGTGGAACGACGCCACCGCCGAGTACATGCTCACCATGATCGAAGGAAACCTCAGCTACGTGCGCCGCCGCGCGGGCAGCGAGCCAACCGACGGCTCGGTCACCCACCACCACGGCGAGCCCGACCACACCGCCTACCTGGAGCGCCCGTTGCAGGCCGCCCGCGACGCCATCCACCGCCGCATGCACCAGCTAGGGATCGCGCACTAG